The Dama dama isolate Ldn47 chromosome 29, ASM3311817v1, whole genome shotgun sequence DNA window TAAGTTGATAATAAAAGCTGCTAGTATTGAGACCTACTAAGTGTTGAGCACAGGCTAACTTTCTTACAAATAGGAATCCAGGGAAGCCTCCATTCTACACACAGTTCAgataactgaggctcagagagagaatGTGATTTTGCCCAGGGCTTGTAGTGGAGCCCAGTCTGTTTCACAGCTGAAGGCCTCTCCCTCTCATGTGCTAGCTTTCCAAGCCTCCTTCTACCAGTACTGCTCTTAGATCTGGGCACCAGGTGTCCCTCCCTCAGGCTCCAGGCTTTAGAGGGCCCCTCCCAAGAGGCAAAAAGTCTGGGAAACTGGATAGTTCTGCCTACCCAGGGACCCCTtgctgcccccctgccccccttACATTTTAGACTATACACTAGATACCTAGTCTCCTGGAACTCCCTCATCAAGGGGTCCTAGCTGGAGTTGCCTGAGGTAGCAAATATTACAGGCTgaccagttaaatttgaattttagatacAGCAAATTTTTTTTAGTGTAATTATGTCCCATGAAATATTTAGAACATGCTTAATGCTAAAAAGTTATTATTTATCTAAATTCCAGCTCGACTGCATCTTGTATATTTTCTGGCAACCCTAGCCCCAGCCCACTCCCAGGATTTGGCTGTTTGGGTGGCGCTTGCACAGAGCTTGGACGTGCACAATTGAGTGTCCAAAGGCAGGCAGGCAAGGCCCCCCTCAGAGCCGGAAGGAGcctgagaagagagaaaagggggcCAACTGGGGCCCTCCATTTGTATCCTTGTTAGGATGCGCTTGTTCCCCAGACCACACCTACAACATAGGCTGCTTTATCGTCTAACTAGCTTAGTTTTCATTTGTGATTTCCATAGTCATGAGTTTCCAGAACATGACCCCCTTCGTCAACCTCACCTCCAGCTGGATCTGGGGTGAGGGGCTGGAACAAGGTACTCAGAAGTCCAGTCTAAGGGATATTTCCATGTGGATACAGATGACTTAAGAGGGCTCTCAGTCTGTAAAAAGGACAAGCTGCTGGATGTGTGGGTCTGCATTTTCCACTTTTCTGTGTAAAGGGTGCCTGGCCATGAATGAGATGCTGCACTTCttgagttcatttttttctcccattcataACATATGAGAAATATCCCAGCCTCCTGGAGTGAGTGTGAGCGTGAGATGAATTAACATGTTAAAGTGTCCAAGCACTTGACAAGTGTCGAACCTCATAAATGCACTTGGGTCGGTCTGCTTAGTCAggagcaggctttttttttttttttttttaaggctcagCTGGACCACCCACACTTCCATTTCCAGCCTGGGGCCCTTGGATCTTCCATGAGGCCGAGATGGCTCCTGAGTCATGGAACAGCGAGGTCACGCTCATCCAGGCCTTCTGAAGTATTTTGAAGAATGAACCCTAGGAGCATGGCCTTCCAGAACCATCTAACTCTACGTCTGCAACTCAAACTTACACTACACCATGGGACCTATGAGATGACTTCTGTCTGGGGGACAAGGAGGACCCTTCACACCAAGTTAGGGCTAAGTCATCAGAACGAAGGTCTGGATTATTCCCCAGAACTATGTGAAGGCTACTAAGATCAAGTCTTACTAAGAATTATTGAATAAAAGCCCAACTTCTTTTCAGTGCCAGGtgaataaagagaaaagcaaatcattcCCAACACAGGGTTTCTCTGGTCTTCACTAGTTTGTGTTCTCACATcttcctaattcatccctccctcttcttcccctcctcccaacAAATTAGCTTCTAGTCATCAGCTAGAAATCCTCAGGAAAACCTTCAAGAGGAAGGTGGTATATTGTGAAGCAGGAAACAAGGACTCTGATGTCAGAAAGACTtgggtcccagctctgccacctcccCATCACCATAGGGAAGCTACTGAACCTTTTTTCATCTCAAGTTCCTCTTGTAACAGTGGTAATACTATTTACTtttgcttagcacagtgcctggcacctagaAGCTGCTTGTTAAATGGGGGCCATCGTTACTGTTGAAGATAATGCCCAATATATATAAGATTATACTTTATgctcaataaagcataaatacatgaatgaatgaaagaaacacTTCCTGAAAGGttaccttttcaaatttttcaggaTCACAAAAGCAGAAGTCAGCCGAAGGCATAACTTGGGGGTTCCCTCCAACCCTGAGTCCCCAGATTGGAGGGCTCCTTTGAGCCTCTGGCCTTTGTGATTCAGTTTCCAGCTTTGCCTGACAATGTGAGGCACACCTCATTCTGCTGGCTCGCTGTGGTTGTCTGTCCCCACCTCCTCTATCCTTCATTGATCTAGCTCACATTTCTCCGTAACCATCCTTGATTACCTGCAGGACTAAACAAGCAGGCAGCCATCATTAAGAAATCGCAGGCACATACCTTTCAGATAGCATAATCGCCCCACCGGCTGGTACCAGTGCCCCAACAAGCTTCCTGCTGTGACCCACTATGCAAACAGTTCCACCCACCGGAGGTGAAAACAATTCTACTTTTCAGGGCTGGAGAAGACTGATTTTATGCAGCAGAATCCTTTCAATTATTCAGGATGCTGCTGTCTTTTTTTAGTTCAATTATTCAGGGGTTTCTGAGTACACGATTGTAAATTCAGCATTTGCTGGCGGGAAAGCCCAGACTTGATTGGTTGAGATTCAACTTGGCTCTGTGTTTCTCAAACGTGACAGTGAATCTAGACAAGAGAAGTGGCCATCCTTTTGGCAGAGAAATAAGTGCAGAGAAaaatttatctttgaaaatttttgaTTCACAACCTGTAGTTTATGCAGAGTGCTTACTTTCATGATCCTTTCTCTTGCAATACACTGGCAGAAAGATTTTTGGAAATCAATAAACAGCCATCCATGTATAATGAGGACACTTATTTCAGATACATTCTCCTCTCTGTCTCCTACTAAAATAGTATCTATGTATCCTCTCTTGAATATTTAAATTGAGGGTAAGCTACCTGCTTGGCTACCAAGATGCCACATTTCCTGGTTTCAAATGAGGAAGTAACCTGAAGATGAGGTGGCAGGGTTTCCATGTTATCTTTCAGAGAAATGACTTACGTAGTACAGAGAAGCATGTGGTTTACTCTCAGGAAGCACATCATGACTGCTGGTGGTAAGATATTTAACACTTACCACCTGTCTCTGTCGCTGTGCTGAGTTTTAGTGAGAACTTCTGGAAAATGTTAATTCCTCCTCTTggctcatttattcactcaaacCTTCACTGAGTATCTCATATATGATTTTGGGTTGGACAGTGGGGATACAGCAATAGACAGATCCCAGACCCTGCCCTTGGGAAGCCTATAGTATATGCAAGTGACCAATATTAaagtaaaatcattaaaaaatccaagtttattTACTGTGATTAATATTTTATtgcaaaaatagttttttaaaagggaagaaaaagagcaTAAGATTAGGAAATTAAGATGGTAAACTGTTGCAGGGAGATGTTGACAAAGTCATGAATTGCGTAGCACAATTATTTTTGTTATCTCTAGACCCTTGCCCAGGGCCTGACATTTTCAGTCTATTGTGTGAATGAAGTTTCTTTTATGAAGCCCTTTTTACTCAAGGGCCTCTGATTTTAACAAGTAAAAACTTGTACATAGTGCTTATGGAGTGTCTAACATTGGCCAGACACTATTTTAGTTCTTTATGTCTATTAGGCTGTTCATCCTTCCCCTAAAGTTCTGAGGTGGGTATGAGCACTGTGCCTTCAttacttaaataaaaattaaaaaaaaaaatcaatgcacaAAGAAGCTAAGGCAATTCATCAAGGTCACATAATACACAAGTTATTGAGTGGCAGAGTCTGGATTTAAACTTTGGTCATCAAACTTAAGAATCTCAATCTCTAACCATTGTGCTACACAGTGCTAGTCAAGTTAACTAGCTTTGCATAGACTCAAGACATGTGAAGAGCTATGGtgatgtaaaagaaataaatatcaatagcatgtcttcctccagggattGGTTGGAGGTTGCAAAAGAGCAAGGAGAGAAATAACATAGCTTATAACAACTTGCCCCTTATCACCTGCCTCCAGGTTCTTCAGGTTTGCTAAATTCCTTTCTTTGGCCCAAAGCAGTCATCTTCTTCCATGACTCCATGGAAATCTGCATTCTCAGGGATGACTGGCTCTGGCTGGTAGCCTTGGGGCCTTCTGGAAGAATCCACATGCTACAGCCACTACAGTGTCTCACCCTGCATGGAGTGCTAGCATCTGCCCCTTCCCCAGAGTGAGCAGCCTCAGCCTCACCATCATCTCTCCTTCTTCTGAAGGAGGTTTCTCTTCTGTGTGCTTCCAGCTACATATGGGGTTGGTGGGTAAACAAGAGTTTAGGGCCTGGGTGCCACACTGGATTGAATCCATCTTAGAGCCATCACAATCTGCTTGTAGTCTAGGTTTCCATCCCTTCCTGAATCAGGGGAGATGAggttctttctccttccctctcaggGCTATAGTAGGGAGCATCTGAGGAAATCATCACTTCTGGTGCCCACCCTCCCGAAAACCTGCCTACCCTTCCACTTGAGCTCCCTGGTGCTTGCTAGGTCActttaatcgtgtctgactctttgctaggctcctctgtccatggaattctctagacaagaatactggagtgggttgccataccctcctccaggggatcttcctgacccagggattgaacccgtgtctcttatgtctcctgcattggcaggtggtttctttaccacttgcacgtCTGGGAAGATTGAGTTATCTTGTACTCTTTGTTCTCGACACTAAtgtttcccctcttttcttttaatttgaatgTGTAGTCCTGTAATTGGGAATTCATACTCCACCATCAAGTTTCCTGCTCTGGGTGTTTATGTACGTGAAACTGAGTAAACTGTAGACACAGGTGATGCATCTGTGATCCTCCTACCAGAGCCGGTGCTCTGTACCTGAGAGCAAGAGCTGGAGAAAAGCTAGTGGCttgcagaagagaagaaaaggaaatctgaggCCTTTGACTTCAAGCCATAAGGTCTGATCTTTGGAAAACACAGTTTAGCATATCTTCAAGTTGTGGAGACATTAGGTCAAAGCAGTTGTAAATTCCATTTGTTCAAGACCTGTGACTAAAAGAATTTGTGCATAATGTTTGAAAATTTGTGAAGTTAGAATATACAAGTGAAGGATTTTCTCATGTCAAAACTTCTTGCATTTCCTTGTGCTACAAGAGGTGAAGATGTGGTAGGAAATTTTAACCTGTTTTTCTGGAAGACTGACTTCCTTGGGCCTTTTGATTTTGTAAAGGGAATGTGCATGCAtgtttagtcatgtcctactctttgtgactgtagtctaccaggctcctctgtccatgggatttttcaggcaaggacactggcgtgggttgccatgccctcctccaggagaattttctgacccagggattgaactcatgtctcctgcattgacaggcagattctttactgcttgagccattgTGGAAGCCCATTTGTAGAGGCAAGTGAAGGTCCCATTTGGAAAAAATGAGTGTCTAGACTTGAATTCCACATAGCTAAAATGGCACAGGTTGTTTTCATGGTGGATAGGGTGCAATTTTTGAGACTAGTTTTAGGAAAAAATACACACTGTGTACCACACAATCCCCTGAGTGGCAGTATTAGTTGTTGGGCCACAAGTGTGAGACATGGTTGAAGCAGTTATCCCAATAGAGACATGGGAAAATTTAGGGCAATCACATTAAGAGATCAAGTCTTTGGGCCTGAGCTCAGGTTATTATTGAACATAATTGGCTGCCTAGATTGTTCTGGAATGCCCTAAGGCTATGCTGATGGCTGTGCTTGGAAGGGTGTAGCAGACACTGTTTTTGTTCCAGTGCATTATAGAAACATAGTTGACTTCTGCAGCAGTCACCTTTAATTCATTCTGCTCAGGCTATTTCTTTGAAATGTGTAAGCTTGCAAAAGATTATGTATTAGTTCACGAGAACTTCAAGTCAAGGGGTTGAGCTGTCATTAAATATTTTGATGGAAGAATGGTAATTAAAACACCAGAAAGATGATGCAAATAGATATGGACCACTCTGCCAGGTTACTACAGCATCCCAAGCCTGAAGAAAAGTGAGGTTACACACCATCACATgccaaagaaaccataaacaaaccaAAGATTTTCATTGGCAAAGTGTAGCTAAAATATTTAATTGACTCCAGCAGCCGAGTCAACAtaccatatttatattttaaagcaattgacTGTGTCATAGAATATAAGAAAATCTGACCATTTGCCAAGAGGCACCATTTCAAGCCATTCAGAACCAAGTAGAGTCAAATAGTCTAAAAGGGACTCACTTTATTACAATGCTAAGATAAAGTTACTGGGGATGTTGGATTTATAGAATGAACAATAAAAATCATTGATTAGAAAAGATTTGGGAAATTTGCTTCTGATACAAGAACCAGAAAGACCACTATACAAGTAGTGAATCCCCCACACCCCGTACTCCTGTTAAATCAAAATTAGAACAAATATTCTAGTCTGAAATTAATTCCCTGATGTTAGTCAGATCCCACCTCCTTGGCTAAATATACCGACTTGCAGATGGTCCGGTTTCCCCATAGAGGCTGTAAGACACACACATGGTTGATAGAAATTACAAAAATTGCATAGGTCCAtgaaatatataaacatgtatctctaatgtatttaaaatgaagaCAGATGGAAGAATGTGCCCACAAAATGACGAGACAGGAATATGTCTACGTATGGGTCCAAGTCTTCATCAGCATTGCTCCAGCTCCATGCCGGGTATATATTATGGCCTAGAGAGGATGTGCATGTGTACACCCACGGGAATCTCAGAGAAAGGAAATTGCAGCAGGCACACAATTCATCTCTAGCTGCCCACCTGCCAAAAGTTGGCAGGCTCCTCCGGGTCACAACCCACATGTTGTGAACCACGCCTCTACCTCCCTGGGTAGGTAGCATGTGGTTTTGAAGGCAAAGGCTGTGAGTTTATATTCCCAGACACCATATGAATGCAGTTAACAGACAACTATGGTCTTTTTATATGTACATGGCCACAAATCATTCCAGATTGATGCCTGGCTGATAGACTCAACCTCCTGCAAATTTCCCATATGTTTCACCGGACTCCAGAACGAGCTGGAAGAAAATATGCAAGTATTGGGAGATTCTACACAGAAACATGGGAAACCTCTACTCCTTGTGGAACGGCGGCATGAGAAGCTACAATTGGGAAGGGAGGGAATGTCCGCTTTTCCTTGATTTCCTAGGCATTCAAAAACCAATTTCTAAAAAGGAACTGCAGTCAAAAATACAGCTGACCACAGGAGCTTTCTCCAAAGTGGTGCTGATTCAGCCTTAGGAACTGGAGGGAAACAAACCATCCCCATGTTAAACCATGCCATTTTAACTGAAACTGACATTCACAGTTTCTTTTACCTTATCGGTTTTTCCTCaaattttccttccctccttcctactaatttttatttcatgaaagACTTGAGGAAACAAGAACCACAATTAAACAGCAACCCCAGCCCCATGGCAACTCAGAGTACCAGCTGATTGTAAAGCCCAGGAGTTGATTATTATTAAGCCTCCACATAAGCTAGTTCTCTTGCGTATTCTTAGAATAAAGAACAAGAGAAACTTAACATATAGAAATTATCAAAGAGTGGGAAACACATTGCTTCCTCATTTATCCGTGGGGGTGTATAAGAGAAGGTGAGTGGTCAAGGAAGTGAGGATTAGGGCCTTTATCTTGCTcattaaatatttcacataaagAGGGAACTATAggcaagagaagcatgaaaaatatCAGAATTAACCGGTGGTAATTTTTTGTGGTTGCTGTTGGGCAAGAAATAGTGACCTTCTTCAGAAAGCCAGGAGACCAAAAAGATGGTGGACTACTGTCCTAAAGAAACATTTTTGCTGAGTTAGAATTTGGGTTTCTTTTACACGAAAAGATCTCTCTGGCTTCTCTCCAAATATGGACTTACTGCAGTTACTGAGTATCTGAACTAAAGTCATCAGAGAACACATAGAAAGACGTAAAGGAtttgccacaaccactgagcctgggaAGTATGGCTCCACTACATTCCTATCTTGTGACTTTTGGGTAAGATCCTTGCCGCATGCATGACATTGCTGTGTGTTTTCTCCAGGATAAATACTCTGAGCCTACTGGCGAGACGTGAGCTCTAAGGAtagggttcttttcttttttcacatttgtgAAGCTGGTGAAGAATCTTTCTCGAATGAATTCATGTTCTAAAGACCTGActaataaacacatatatatctgGCTTCTATCCGGTATGAAAGTTCTCATCAAGCCTAAGGTGTTGCCACACTACTGATATTTGTATGGTTTCTCagtagtatgaattctctgaccAACAGTAGGGTGTGAAGTTCAAATTTGAGTATTAAAGACTTCTACCATATACCATATTCACACAAGTTTCTCTCATGTATGGATTTTCTGATGTTCAGTGAGTGCTGAGACCTGAGTAAAGGATGAGCTCGCAGGTGCAGATGGGCGGGCAGCCGACGGAGGTGCTGTGCCTGATGAACATGGTGCTGCCGGCCGAGCTGCTGGACGACGAGGAGTACGAGGAGATCGTGGAGGACGTGCGCGACGAGTGCGGGAAGTACGGGCTCGTCCAGTCCATGGAGATCCCACGGCCCGTGGACGGCGTGGAGGTGCCCGGCTGCGGGAAGATCTTCGTGG harbors:
- the LOC133048812 gene encoding splicing factor U2AF 65 kDa subunit-like, whose translation is MSSQVQMGGQPTEVLCLMNMVLPAELLDDEEYEEIVEDVRDECGKYGLVQSMEIPRPVDGVEVPGCGKIFVEFTSVFDCQKAMQGLAGRKFANRVVVTKYCDPDSYHRRDFW